In a single window of the Acetivibrio clariflavus DSM 19732 genome:
- a CDS encoding DHH family phosphoesterase, whose translation MNSEKHSGIFIPKAGFYLWIIFILLAVIAYLDYRIALPGFVMFLFLVYYNYRSNYIRKKEITRYIENLTLNIDRATKDTLLNFPMPLVVLEVDGTIIWYNSSSKEIFGGVDLLEKTIHTFVKDLDTNNIANEQNNFTKEIAIGNKNYKVLGSFVKVDRKIDEDEFILLLYFLDNTELVNLKKRFDEEKITIGLIVIDNYDDLMQSTDDANRPQMLAEIDLKINQWMKNTGGIVKKYERDRYLIVFEYKYMKEFEDKRFEILDSVKEINVGNKIPVTLSLGFGLNGDSLWENFKYASASIDIALGRGGDQVVIKDGKDFTFYGGKSRELEKRTKVKARVIAYALRELIDQASNVMIMGHQNCDIDCLGAAIGIYRVAKNRNKEVYIVLNSSNPTIDKFVSKIEKSNEYDNIFIATTDALDKVNNKTLLIIVDTHRPQYTEAPDLIRYTDQIVVIDHHRRGADYLQEAVLTYHETYASSTCELVTEILQYVEEKIKLKPIEAEALYAGIVVDTKNFTFKTGVRTFEAAAFLRRQGVDTVVVKQLFQNDIDTYINVSNTVKDAEIFMDSIAISVCSPVVKNCALIAAQAADQLINLAGVTAAFVMSSANGGVSISGRSLGEVNVQVILEKLGGGGHMTVAGAQLQGVTVDEAKEKLRNAILEYMEDYKKEET comes from the coding sequence ATGAATAGTGAAAAGCATTCGGGAATTTTTATTCCAAAGGCGGGTTTTTATCTGTGGATAATATTTATCCTTTTGGCAGTTATAGCATATCTTGATTATAGAATTGCGTTACCCGGCTTTGTAATGTTTCTTTTTCTGGTGTATTACAATTATAGATCAAATTACATCAGAAAAAAGGAAATTACCCGATATATAGAAAATTTAACTCTTAACATAGACAGGGCAACAAAAGATACTTTGCTTAACTTTCCAATGCCTCTGGTTGTATTGGAAGTAGACGGCACTATAATATGGTACAACTCATCTTCGAAAGAAATTTTCGGAGGAGTGGATCTTTTAGAGAAAACAATACACACTTTTGTGAAAGATTTAGATACTAATAATATTGCAAACGAGCAGAATAACTTTACAAAAGAAATTGCCATAGGGAACAAGAATTATAAGGTATTGGGAAGTTTCGTAAAAGTGGACAGGAAGATTGATGAGGATGAGTTTATTCTTCTTTTGTATTTTTTAGACAATACTGAACTGGTAAATTTGAAAAAGCGATTTGATGAAGAAAAAATAACTATTGGTCTGATTGTTATAGATAATTATGACGATTTAATGCAGAGTACGGATGATGCAAATCGCCCTCAAATGCTTGCTGAAATTGATTTAAAAATAAATCAGTGGATGAAAAATACAGGAGGTATTGTTAAGAAGTACGAGAGAGACCGATATCTGATTGTGTTTGAATACAAATATATGAAAGAGTTTGAAGATAAAAGATTTGAGATTTTAGACAGCGTAAAAGAGATTAATGTCGGAAACAAAATTCCGGTAACTCTAAGTCTGGGATTTGGATTAAACGGGGATTCGCTTTGGGAAAACTTTAAATATGCCAGTGCCTCCATTGATATTGCATTAGGCCGAGGAGGAGACCAGGTAGTTATAAAAGACGGTAAAGATTTTACCTTTTATGGAGGCAAGTCGAGGGAACTGGAAAAGAGGACAAAGGTTAAAGCAAGAGTTATTGCCTATGCCCTCAGGGAATTGATAGACCAGGCTTCCAATGTAATGATAATGGGACATCAAAATTGCGATATCGATTGCCTTGGTGCCGCAATAGGCATTTACAGGGTAGCAAAAAATCGCAATAAGGAAGTATACATTGTATTAAACAGTTCTAACCCTACAATAGACAAATTCGTATCGAAAATTGAAAAAAGCAATGAATATGATAATATTTTTATAGCTACAACCGATGCTTTGGATAAAGTGAATAATAAAACTTTGCTTATAATTGTGGATACGCATAGGCCCCAATATACCGAAGCACCGGATTTGATAAGATATACCGATCAAATTGTGGTAATTGACCATCACAGAAGAGGTGCAGATTACTTACAGGAAGCGGTTTTAACATATCATGAAACCTATGCCTCTTCCACATGCGAGCTTGTTACGGAGATTTTGCAGTATGTCGAGGAAAAAATCAAGTTAAAGCCGATAGAGGCTGAAGCACTATATGCAGGTATTGTAGTGGATACAAAGAATTTTACCTTTAAAACCGGGGTAAGGACTTTTGAAGCAGCAGCATTTTTGAGGAGACAAGGAGTGGATACTGTAGTAGTAAAGCAGCTATTTCAAAATGATATTGATACATATATTAATGTTTCCAATACTGTTAAGGACGCGGAAATTTTTATGGACAGTATTGCTATTTCAGTGTGCTCCCCAGTCGTCAAGAATTGTGCTTTAATAGCTGCCCAGGCGGCAGATCAGCTTATAAATTTGGCTGGTGTAACTGCAGCTTTTGTAATGAGTAGTGCCAATGGTGGTGTTTCCATCAGCGGAAGATCACTGGGTGAGGTAAATGTTCAGGTGATATTGGAAAAGCTTGGTGGAGGAGGACATATGACAGTTGCCGGTGCTCAACTACAAGGGGTAACTGTGGATGAAGCAAAAGAAAAACTTAGAAATGCTATTTTGGAATATATGGAGGATTATAAAAAAGAAGAAACATAG
- the rplI gene encoding 50S ribosomal protein L9, with the protein MKVILKEDVKGLGKKESMVDVSDGYARNFLIPKGLAVEANSSNINIMNSKKEAEKIKKEKELQQAKELAEKLKSITVVFKTKAGESGKLFGSITSKDVADKLLKDHKLDIDKKKINMPDSLKSLGTYEVEVKLYPGVTGKLSIKVEQE; encoded by the coding sequence ATGAAAGTTATTTTAAAAGAAGATGTAAAAGGGTTAGGCAAAAAGGAAAGCATGGTAGATGTCAGTGACGGCTATGCAAGGAACTTTTTGATTCCAAAGGGGCTTGCTGTTGAAGCGAATTCTTCCAACATAAATATTATGAATTCAAAGAAAGAAGCCGAAAAAATTAAGAAGGAAAAAGAACTTCAGCAGGCAAAGGAATTGGCAGAAAAACTAAAATCTATTACTGTTGTGTTCAAAACCAAAGCCGGGGAAAGCGGAAAACTTTTCGGTTCCATAACAAGTAAGGATGTTGCGGACAAGCTTTTAAAGGATCATAAACTCGATATAGATAAAAAGAAAATTAATATGCCGGATTCACTGAAGTCTTTGGGAACATATGAGGTAGAAGTTAAGCTTTATCCTGGTGTGACTGGAAAACTATCAATAAAAGTTGAACAGGAGTAA
- the dnaB gene encoding replicative DNA helicase — MDIGSLGRIPPQNIEAEQSVLGAILLDKEVLTSVIEIISSEDFYRDDHKEIFDAIIDLYEKGEPIDLITVAERLKLRGTLDSVGGLEYLTSLANIVPTTENAKHYAKIVEEKAILRKLIKVSTNIINMGYEASEEVAYVLDKAEKGIFDLLQKRNTQGFVPIKDVLVDTFNRLEELYNSKGYITGIPTGFIDLDYKTAGLHNSDLILIAARPAMGKTAFVLNIAQHAAIHSKIPVAIFSLEMSKEQLVNRMLASEAMVDSQKMRTGKLEDSDWQKVARALGPLSEAPIYIDDTPGASIMEIRAKCRRLKIEKNLGLIVIDYLQLMQGKSGRSENRQQEISEISRSLKILAKEINVPVITLSQLSRAPEQRQDHRPILSDLRESGAIEQDADIVMFLYRDDYYNPDTDKKNVAEVIIAKHRAGSTGTVELAWLGQYTKFANLEKYRE; from the coding sequence ATGGATATAGGTTCATTAGGTAGGATACCCCCGCAAAATATAGAGGCGGAACAGTCTGTACTTGGTGCAATACTTCTTGACAAGGAAGTATTGACAAGTGTAATAGAAATAATTAGCAGTGAAGATTTTTACAGGGACGATCATAAGGAAATATTTGATGCCATCATTGACCTTTATGAAAAAGGCGAACCTATAGACCTTATTACAGTAGCTGAAAGGCTTAAGTTGAGGGGAACATTGGACAGTGTCGGTGGCCTTGAATACCTTACTAGTCTTGCTAACATTGTACCTACTACCGAAAATGCCAAACATTATGCAAAGATTGTTGAGGAAAAAGCAATATTAAGGAAACTGATTAAGGTTTCGACAAATATAATAAACATGGGCTATGAAGCTTCCGAAGAAGTTGCTTATGTATTGGATAAGGCCGAAAAGGGAATATTTGACCTTCTGCAAAAAAGAAATACTCAAGGGTTTGTCCCTATAAAGGACGTTTTGGTGGATACTTTTAACCGCTTGGAAGAGTTATATAACAGTAAGGGATATATAACGGGAATTCCCACCGGCTTTATAGACTTAGATTACAAGACAGCAGGTCTTCATAATTCAGACCTGATACTTATTGCTGCAAGGCCTGCAATGGGAAAGACAGCCTTTGTGCTTAATATAGCTCAGCATGCAGCAATACATTCGAAAATACCTGTAGCCATATTCAGCCTTGAAATGTCTAAAGAACAGTTGGTAAACAGAATGCTAGCCAGTGAAGCAATGGTTGATAGCCAAAAAATGCGAACCGGAAAACTTGAAGACAGTGACTGGCAGAAGGTTGCAAGAGCTTTAGGGCCTTTATCGGAAGCACCTATATATATAGATGATACTCCGGGTGCGTCCATAATGGAAATTAGGGCAAAGTGCAGAAGATTAAAAATTGAAAAAAATCTTGGCCTGATAGTAATTGACTATCTTCAGCTTATGCAGGGTAAGAGCGGCAGATCAGAGAACCGCCAGCAGGAAATATCGGAAATATCAAGGTCACTGAAAATTCTTGCCAAGGAAATAAATGTTCCTGTAATTACACTTTCACAGCTTAGTCGTGCTCCGGAACAAAGGCAGGATCATAGGCCGATCTTAAGCGATCTGAGAGAGTCGGGAGCTATTGAGCAGGATGCAGATATAGTCATGTTTTTATATAGGGATGATTATTACAACCCGGATACCGACAAAAAAAATGTGGCAGAGGTCATTATTGCAAAGCATAGAGCGGGTTCTACCGGAACTGTTGAGCTTGCATGGCTTGGGCAATATACCAAGTTTGCTAACTTGGAGAAATATAGGGAATAG
- the tilS gene encoding tRNA lysidine(34) synthetase TilS, with protein sequence MITRVLSTIRKNNLIKNGDCIVVGVSGGPDSICLLHVLWSLRNDLNLKLVAVHINHMLRGDESYRDEEFVKSFCKKLGVELKSIRVDINKAARQKGMSLEEAGREERYRNFEMVADSIGADKIAVAHNKNDQAETVLMNIIRGTGLDGLKGMDYIRGRIVRPLLDIERSEIEAYILEKKLETVIDSSNLEKIYARNKIRLDVIPSIDNLFDCSLVKSIDRMSRLIKDDMDFIDGKVRKAYCDAVLRKENGEVELLLRKIKKMHIAIKRRVIRKAIEEVKGNVKEIESVHIEKILEMINSGKVGSRIDLPGIKAGRTYESIRFYKKERQTESFSFEAVLNIPGITEMGDGKYCIEASVITDCNINDFKGMNGSSLIQFFDYDRVIEGINIRKRKEGDLFKPINSNGTKKLKEYFIDNKIPREIRDNIPLIAKGNEIVWIIGYKISDKFKVTENTKKVLKLKYKTNMHRL encoded by the coding sequence ATGATAACAAGAGTTTTAAGTACGATTAGAAAGAACAACCTTATAAAAAACGGTGACTGTATAGTAGTAGGTGTATCGGGAGGACCGGATTCCATATGCTTGCTTCATGTTTTGTGGTCCTTAAGAAATGATTTAAACTTAAAACTGGTAGCGGTCCATATAAACCATATGCTTAGGGGTGACGAGTCCTATCGGGACGAGGAATTTGTAAAAAGTTTCTGCAAGAAACTAGGTGTAGAGCTTAAGTCTATACGAGTGGATATAAATAAAGCAGCCCGGCAAAAGGGAATGTCTTTAGAAGAGGCAGGGCGTGAAGAAAGGTACAGAAATTTTGAAATGGTTGCGGACAGTATAGGAGCAGACAAAATAGCAGTAGCTCATAATAAAAATGATCAGGCTGAAACTGTACTGATGAATATTATCAGAGGGACCGGACTGGACGGACTTAAAGGAATGGATTATATCAGAGGAAGGATAGTAAGACCGCTTTTAGATATTGAAAGAAGCGAGATAGAGGCTTACATACTCGAAAAAAAATTAGAAACTGTTATCGATAGTTCAAATCTTGAAAAAATTTATGCCAGAAACAAAATTAGACTAGATGTTATTCCAAGCATTGATAATCTTTTTGATTGCAGTTTGGTGAAGAGCATTGACAGGATGAGCAGACTTATTAAAGATGATATGGATTTTATTGACGGTAAAGTTAGAAAAGCATACTGCGATGCTGTTTTAAGAAAAGAGAACGGGGAAGTTGAACTTCTACTGAGAAAAATTAAAAAAATGCATATAGCAATAAAGAGAAGAGTTATAAGAAAAGCCATTGAAGAAGTGAAGGGAAATGTTAAAGAAATTGAAAGTGTGCATATAGAAAAAATTCTGGAGATGATAAATAGCGGGAAAGTAGGTTCTAGGATTGACCTTCCCGGAATAAAAGCAGGAAGAACTTATGAAAGCATAAGATTTTATAAAAAAGAAAGGCAGACGGAATCTTTCAGTTTTGAAGCAGTTTTAAATATACCTGGAATTACTGAAATGGGAGATGGTAAATACTGTATTGAAGCTTCTGTTATAACTGATTGTAATATCAATGACTTTAAAGGTATGAATGGAAGTTCTCTCATCCAGTTTTTTGATTATGATAGAGTGATTGAGGGAATAAATATAAGGAAAAGAAAAGAAGGAGATTTATTCAAACCTATAAATTCCAACGGTACAAAAAAATTAAAAGAGTATTTCATTGATAATAAAATTCCGAGAGAAATAAGAGATAATATACCTTTAATAGCTAAAGGAAATGAAATTGTCTGGATTATTGGTTATAAAATAAGTGATAAATTTAAAGTTACTGAAAATACTAAAAAAGTACTGAAGTTAAAATATAAAACCAATATGCACAGGTTATAA
- the hpt gene encoding hypoxanthine phosphoribosyltransferase yields the protein MFEDIQEVLVTREALEEKVKELGKRISKDYEGKELVLIGVLKGGVVFFADLIRHITIPIEMDFISVSSYGNSTKSSGVVRIIKDIDIDITNKHVLIVEDLVDTGLTLRYLKDLFEDRGPKDVKVCTALDKPSRRKVDVPIAYNGITIPDKFVVGYGLDFGGKYRNLPDVCVLKESVYDNKVD from the coding sequence ATGTTTGAAGATATACAAGAAGTTTTGGTTACAAGGGAAGCACTGGAGGAAAAAGTTAAAGAACTGGGTAAAAGGATATCAAAGGATTACGAAGGAAAAGAATTAGTATTAATAGGGGTATTAAAAGGAGGAGTTGTATTTTTTGCCGATCTCATAAGGCATATAACTATTCCGATAGAAATGGATTTTATTTCTGTTTCAAGTTACGGTAATTCAACTAAATCTTCGGGAGTTGTCAGAATAATTAAAGATATTGATATAGATATAACCAATAAACATGTACTTATAGTTGAAGATCTTGTAGATACGGGACTTACTCTGAGATACCTCAAGGATTTGTTTGAGGACAGAGGTCCTAAGGATGTGAAGGTCTGTACTGCCCTTGATAAGCCATCAAGGCGTAAGGTAGATGTACCCATTGCCTATAACGGTATAACCATTCCCGATAAATTTGTTGTAGGCTATGGACTTGACTTTGGAGGTAAATATAGAAATTTACCCGATGTATGCGTATTGAAAGAAAGTGTATACGACAATAAAGTAGACTAG
- the ftsH gene encoding ATP-dependent zinc metalloprotease FtsH has translation MKYFKNISIYIVLFVIILLFVAVATNNGGPEVAKYSFLLQQIQNDNVKEIKLEGSKAEVVLNRDIKGKNKYIVYIPEDITSFMDEIKEPIKADKIAFEVVLPPTAPWWVAILPTFGLIIIFVLFWVFFLQQSQGGGGSRVMSFGKSRAKMTIDDKKKVTFNDVAGADEEKEELKEIVEFLKHPKKFVELGARIPKGVLLVGPPGTGKTLLAKAVSGEAGVPFFSISGSDFVEMFVGVGASRVRDLFDQAKKNSPCIVFIDEIDAVGRHRGAGLGGGHDEREQTLNQLLVEMDGFGVNEGVIILAATNRPDILDPALLRPGRFDRRVVVGLPDIKGREEILKVHARGKPLADDVKLDELAKTTPGFTGADLENLLNEAALLAARNNKTVITMAEIKEAVFKVVMGPEKKSRVMSEAEKRLTAYHEAGHALAVKLVSTTDKVDRISIIPAGMAGGYTSFKPDEDKSYKTKSNLLESIIIALGGRAAEELVLGEISTGAAGDLKQANGVARGMITKYGMSDTLGNMIFGNENEEVFIGRDFAQTRNYSEEIAAQIDREVKGIIDSCYEKALNLLRENINKLHAVANALMEKEKLEGHEFEELFANA, from the coding sequence TTGAAATATTTCAAAAACATAAGCATATATATAGTGTTATTTGTTATAATTTTACTGTTTGTTGCTGTGGCTACAAATAATGGAGGGCCGGAAGTGGCCAAGTACTCTTTTCTCTTGCAACAGATTCAGAATGATAATGTTAAAGAAATTAAGTTGGAAGGAAGTAAAGCCGAGGTAGTTTTAAATAGAGATATAAAAGGAAAAAATAAATATATTGTTTATATTCCGGAGGATATAACGTCCTTTATGGATGAGATAAAGGAACCGATTAAGGCTGATAAGATTGCGTTTGAAGTGGTATTGCCGCCTACAGCACCATGGTGGGTTGCAATATTGCCGACTTTTGGCTTGATTATTATATTCGTATTGTTTTGGGTATTTTTCCTCCAGCAGTCGCAGGGTGGAGGAGGAAGCCGTGTTATGTCTTTCGGTAAGAGCAGGGCTAAAATGACTATAGACGATAAAAAGAAGGTTACTTTTAATGATGTTGCCGGTGCAGATGAAGAAAAAGAAGAGCTGAAGGAGATTGTTGAGTTTTTGAAGCACCCCAAAAAGTTTGTGGAATTGGGTGCAAGAATTCCTAAAGGAGTTTTACTTGTAGGCCCGCCGGGAACAGGTAAAACATTACTTGCAAAGGCTGTGTCGGGAGAGGCCGGAGTACCGTTCTTTTCAATAAGTGGTTCTGACTTTGTTGAGATGTTTGTAGGTGTTGGTGCTTCAAGGGTAAGAGACCTTTTTGATCAAGCCAAGAAGAATTCGCCGTGTATTGTATTCATAGACGAAATAGACGCTGTGGGAAGACATAGAGGAGCAGGGCTTGGAGGCGGTCATGACGAGCGTGAGCAGACATTAAACCAACTTCTCGTTGAAATGGACGGTTTTGGTGTAAATGAAGGTGTTATAATTCTTGCGGCGACAAACAGACCTGATATATTAGACCCTGCACTTTTAAGACCCGGTAGATTTGACAGAAGGGTTGTTGTAGGTTTGCCCGATATCAAAGGAAGGGAAGAGATATTAAAAGTACATGCAAGAGGTAAACCGCTGGCAGATGATGTAAAGCTGGATGAACTTGCCAAGACTACGCCAGGTTTTACCGGAGCGGATCTTGAAAATCTGCTGAACGAAGCTGCTTTGCTTGCTGCCAGAAACAACAAGACAGTTATAACCATGGCAGAAATAAAGGAAGCCGTGTTTAAGGTTGTGATGGGGCCAGAAAAGAAGAGCAGGGTAATGAGCGAGGCAGAAAAAAGGCTTACTGCGTATCATGAGGCAGGGCATGCTCTGGCTGTTAAATTGGTATCTACTACTGACAAGGTGGACAGAATATCGATTATCCCTGCAGGAATGGCAGGAGGATATACATCCTTCAAACCCGATGAAGATAAGTCCTATAAGACAAAATCCAATTTACTTGAAAGCATTATTATAGCATTGGGAGGACGAGCAGCTGAAGAATTGGTGCTTGGTGAAATCAGTACCGGTGCAGCAGGAGACCTTAAGCAGGCTAATGGTGTAGCCAGAGGAATGATAACCAAGTATGGAATGAGTGATACTTTGGGAAATATGATATTCGGTAACGAAAATGAAGAAGTGTTTATAGGCAGGGATTTTGCTCAAACAAGAAATTATAGTGAAGAAATAGCCGCTCAAATCGATAGAGAAGTAAAAGGAATAATTGACAGCTGCTATGAAAAAGCACTTAACTTACTGAGAGAGAATATTAATAAGCTTCACGCTGTTGCAAATGCTTTGATGGAAAAGGAAAAGCTTGAAGGACACGAATTTGAAGAACTTTTTGCAAATGCTTAA
- a CDS encoding thioesterase family protein: MENINLKVGLTASIETKVFNKNSAEEMGSGDLDVYATPAMICLMERSASSAVSLHLPKGYTTVGTAINVKHMAATPIGMKVKAVAELISIEGRKLIFKVEAFDAKEKIGEGQHERYIVESARFRDKVYGKLNS, from the coding sequence ATGGAAAATATAAATTTAAAAGTAGGTTTAACTGCATCAATTGAAACTAAAGTATTTAATAAGAATTCTGCAGAGGAAATGGGCAGTGGAGATCTGGATGTATATGCCACGCCAGCAATGATATGTCTCATGGAGCGTTCTGCATCGTCAGCTGTTTCATTGCACCTGCCTAAGGGTTATACGACAGTAGGCACAGCCATTAACGTTAAGCATATGGCGGCTACACCCATTGGTATGAAAGTAAAAGCAGTTGCGGAACTTATTTCCATAGAAGGAAGAAAACTGATTTTTAAGGTAGAAGCTTTTGATGCAAAAGAAAAAATTGGTGAAGGTCAGCATGAGAGATATATCGTTGAATCTGCAAGATTTAGAGATAAAGTGTATGGAAAACTGAATTCTTGA
- the metK gene encoding methionine adenosyltransferase, with amino-acid sequence MARKLFTSESVTEGHPDKICDQISDAVLDAILAEDPMARVACETSVTTGLVLVTGEITTCCYVDIPKIVRNTIREIGYDRAKYGFDAETCAVLTSIDEQSPDIAMGVNKAFEAKHGEMTDEEIEAIGAGDQGMMFGFACDETEELMPMPISLAHKLTKRLSDVRKKGIIDYLRPDGKSQVTVEYDGDKPVRVDTVVISTQHGPEVDHATIEKDIIEHVIKPVIPEHLLDSNTKYFINPTGRFVVGGPQGDSGLTGRKIIVDTYGGYARHGGGAFSGKDPTKVDRSAAYAARYAAKNVVAAGLASKCEVQLAYAIGVAKPVSIRVDTFGTGTIPDEKIEKLIEMHFDLRPAGIIKSLNLRRPIYKQTAAYGHFGRTDLDLPWERTDKAEVLKKAAKEL; translated from the coding sequence ATGGCAAGAAAATTGTTTACTTCCGAGTCAGTTACTGAGGGGCATCCTGATAAAATATGCGATCAGATATCTGACGCTGTTTTAGATGCAATATTGGCAGAAGATCCCATGGCAAGAGTAGCATGTGAAACTTCCGTTACTACCGGACTTGTTTTGGTAACTGGTGAAATTACTACTTGTTGTTATGTTGATATACCCAAAATTGTTAGAAATACTATTCGGGAAATTGGATATGACAGGGCAAAATACGGTTTCGATGCAGAAACCTGTGCCGTATTGACTTCTATTGATGAACAATCTCCGGATATTGCGATGGGCGTAAACAAAGCTTTTGAGGCTAAGCACGGAGAAATGACTGATGAGGAGATTGAGGCTATCGGTGCAGGGGATCAGGGAATGATGTTCGGATTTGCATGTGATGAAACTGAAGAATTAATGCCAATGCCTATTTCCCTGGCACATAAACTTACCAAGAGGCTGTCTGACGTAAGAAAAAAAGGAATTATAGACTATTTGAGGCCAGACGGGAAATCCCAGGTTACTGTGGAATATGACGGGGACAAGCCTGTTAGAGTTGATACAGTTGTCATATCAACACAGCACGGTCCTGAAGTCGACCATGCCACTATTGAAAAAGATATAATTGAGCATGTGATAAAGCCTGTTATCCCGGAACACTTGCTTGACAGCAATACAAAATACTTTATAAATCCAACAGGAAGATTTGTTGTCGGAGGACCTCAAGGGGATTCAGGACTTACAGGAAGAAAAATTATTGTTGATACTTATGGAGGGTATGCAAGACACGGTGGCGGTGCCTTTTCAGGAAAAGATCCAACAAAAGTTGACCGCTCTGCAGCTTATGCGGCCAGATATGCTGCAAAAAATGTTGTTGCGGCAGGACTGGCAAGTAAATGCGAAGTACAGTTGGCTTATGCAATAGGTGTTGCTAAACCGGTATCAATTAGAGTGGATACTTTTGGAACCGGTACAATACCTGATGAGAAGATAGAAAAGCTTATTGAAATGCATTTTGACTTAAGGCCTGCAGGAATTATAAAAAGTTTGAATTTGAGAAGACCTATATACAAACAGACTGCGGCATATGGCCATTTTGGAAGAACAGACCTTGATCTTCCCTGGGAGAGAACTGATAAGGCAGAAGTTTTGAAAAAAGCAGCAAAAGAATTGTAA